The segment AGTAATTGCCCAAATTGGCCACCTTCCTTATTTACCATTTCATAGTATTTTTTTGAAGTTTGATAATCTTTTTTAAAAAGATAGCAGTCTCCAAGATTTTTTAATGCTATAATACGGTTTTGGCTGTTTGGAAAATCATTTACAATTCTTAAATATAATTTGATAGCGTTATCAATATCCTTTAATTCTTCTTTTTTTTCGATCATTCTTCTATAGCCTTTAACTTCATTTGCAAGCCAAAGCAAAGCATCATCAAGCATTGGAAGATTTGGATTTTCGTCAATAAACGCCTCCATTTTTTTTCTTAATTCAATATTGTTTGTTCCTGGATTAGAGTTTAAAATGGTTATATATTCTTGATATTTATCTAAGTTGATATTTTCATATTTTTGAAGATAGTTTATTCTTGTTCGAGCTCTCTCTGAATTTCTTCCACTTCCTTGATCTAAATATTTTTTGTAAAAATTCACTGCAAGGGGAGGAGTATACAATTTTTCGTCATAAATTACAGCGATTTTAAAAATAGATTCTTTTGAATAAGAAGTATTTGGATATTGATTGGCTATGTTTTTGTATAAGTTTAAAGCTGTTTCATAGTCTCGATTATTTTCCGAGTCTTGGGCATTGGAAAAGGAAACAGACAAATCATCCGTTTTTTGAGCATTTAATATCAAAGGTGAAAAAAGTATAGGGGTTACGCATACAAAAAATTTTATTAATTTTATTAACATTAGTGCGGCCTCATTTTTTTTTGAATATTATATATTTAAGTATTAGCTTATATTTTTGTTGTTAGTCAATATTTTCTCGATGTTATAATTTACTATTAAAAATATCTCAAATGTTCTATAAACAAGCTTATTTTAAGGTTTGCAGATACTTTTAAAACAATGGTCTGAGTTAATTTTTAAGAAAATAATAACCTTGACAGTTTTATTCTTTTTGAATATTCTTAACAAAATTTTGTTTTTTAGATTTTAAAAAAGTTTTTTGGTAATGGGAGTTATGAGCGAAACAGATTATTATAAAATTCTTGGTGTATCAAAAAAGGCGACAGAAGAAGAAATAAAAAAAGCCTATAGAAAGTTGGCTATGCAGTATCACCCTGATCACGCAAAAGGTGATAAATCTGCTGAAGAAAAATTTAAAAAAATTAATGAATCATATGCTGTTTTAAGTGACAAAGAAAAACGTAAACAATATGATACGTTTGGTTCAGCTCAATTTAATCAGCGCTTCAGTCAGGACGACATTTTTAGAGAGTTTGACCTATCAAATATTTTAAGAGAATTCGGACTTGGAGGAGGATTTGATTTTTTTAATGCAAAAGGAGGCAGAGGAGGGGTAAAATTTAATTTTGGAGGAGAGCCTCAATATAATAGGAGAGCAAGACCAGTAAAAGGTGCTGATGTTGAAAAAGAAATATATTTAACTTTAAGGGAAGTAGCAGAAGGTGCTAAGAGAGATATAGATATTGAAAAGGGCTCTGGAACTGAAACTATAACAATAAAAATCCCCCTTGGAATGATAACAGGTAAAAAAATAAGAGTTCAGGGAAAGGGTAGACCAAGTCCTTCTAATGGACCTTCTGGTGATTTATATATAACTTCAAAGGTAATAAATAATACTAAGTTTGAGATAAATAATTATGATTTATATATAGATAGAGAAATAAAACTATCTGAATCGCTATTAGGAGAGATA is part of the Desulfobacterales bacterium genome and harbors:
- a CDS encoding tetratricopeptide repeat protein produces the protein MLIKLIKFFVCVTPILFSPLILNAQKTDDLSVSFSNAQDSENNRDYETALNLYKNIANQYPNTSYSKESIFKIAVIYDEKLYTPPLAVNFYKKYLDQGSGRNSERARTRINYLQKYENINLDKYQEYITILNSNPGTNNIELRKKMEAFIDENPNLPMLDDALLWLANEVKGYRRMIEKKEELKDIDNAIKLYLRIVNDFPNSQNRIIALKNLGDCYLFKKDYQTSKKYYEMVNKEGGQFGQLLVDEYAYKAETYLLQDIIFYFFLIVIPIILISFHFLFPFNIAAKHDFQRALYKTLFLLPFATFICLIIFILGYQKKDNIVGNEPYFMLSVMSFAIISTFFNNIILEIDKKKEINIFIYIPLFTLFIVGVIYCLFYIFGTLSYIERLLS
- a CDS encoding DnaJ domain-containing protein; this translates as MSETDYYKILGVSKKATEEEIKKAYRKLAMQYHPDHAKGDKSAEEKFKKINESYAVLSDKEKRKQYDTFGSAQFNQRFSQDDIFREFDLSNILREFGLGGGFDFFNAKGGRGGVKFNFGGEPQYNRRARPVKGADVEKEIYLTLREVAEGAKRDIDIEKGSGTETITIKIPLGMITGKKIRVQGKGRPSPSNGPSGDLYITSKVINNTKFEINNYDLYIDREIKLSESLLGEIISVPTIYDNELKVKVPPSTKHKTIMRLQGYGLPYMDGDKKGDLFLRINVDIPKFFNTEQMALIKNLAKTGL